One Ricinus communis isolate WT05 ecotype wild-type chromosome 7, ASM1957865v1, whole genome shotgun sequence genomic region harbors:
- the LOC8285125 gene encoding S-adenosyl-L-methionine:benzoic acid/salicylic acid carboxyl methyltransferase 3, whose protein sequence is MEVVRELHMNAGTGENSYVQNSLLQQKVIFTAKPIIEKAVTNLCCSSFPESIAIADFGCSSGPNTLFAVSEIIKAVETNYRKLGHQSPEYHVFLNDLPSNDFNTIFKSLPSFQEKLKEQSIWPCFFYGVPGSFHGRLLPHNSVQFAYSFNSLHWLSQVPGDLESNNGKIYMSSTSPPNVLKAYYAQFQRDFATFLKCRSQELMSEGRMVWKIMGRKSKDPSSKDGCYVWELLAMALSQLVLEGVVDKEKLDSFNVPFFTPSMSEVISEIEKDGSFLIDELEISEQHWNPYHGEPNISEAFKDPGYNVAKYARAVIEPLIISHFGFDKAIMDEVFDRYKAILNDYMTKEKAEYVYLKVSVIKKE, encoded by the exons atggAAGTAGTTCGAGAGCTTCACATGAATGCTGGAACTGGAGAGAATAGCTATGTTCAAAACTCTTTGCTTCAG cAAAAGGTAATATTCACGGCAAAGCCAATAATAGAGAAAGCCGTGACCAATCTCTGTTGCAGCAGCTTCCCAGAGAGTATAGCCATTGCAGATTTTGGTTGTTCTTCTGGGCCAAACACTCTATTTGCTGTGTCTGAAATCATCAAAGCAGTAGAGACGAACTATAGAAAGCTGGGTCATCAATCCCCAGAATATCATGTGTTCTTGAATGATCTCCCAAGCAATGACTTCAACACTATCTTTAAGTCTTTGCCAAGTTTCCAAGAAAAGTTGAAAGAACAAAGCATTTGgccttgtttcttttatggagTCCCTGGTTCTTTCCATGGTAGGCTCTTACCTCACAACAGCGTACAATTCGCCTATTCTTTTAATAGTCTCCACTGGCTTTCTCAG GTTCCAGGAGACTTGGAAAGTAACAACGGAAAGATTTATATGTCTAGCACAAGTCCACCAAATGTGTTAAAAGCGTATTATGCTCAATTTCAAAGAGACTTTGCCACATTTTTGAAGTGTCGTTCTCAGGAATTGATGTCAGAAGGGCGCATGGTATGGAAAATTATGGGAAGAAAAAGTAAAGACCCATCTAGCAAGGATGGTTGTTATGTATGGGAGCTTTTGGCAATGGCTCTTAGTCAATTAGTTTTAGAG GGAGtggtagataaagaaaaattggaCTCCTTCAACGTTCCTTTCTTTACACCATCCATGTCTGAAGTGATATCCGAAATTGAAAAGGATGGATCTTTCCTTATTGATGAGTTAGAGATTTCTGAACAACATTGGAATCCTTATCATGGTGAACCTAACATTTCTGAAGCTTTTAAAGATCCTGGATATAATGTTGCAAAGTATGCAAGAGCTGTCATAGAGCCTCTTATTATTAGCCACTTTGGTTTTGACAAAGCTATTATGGATGAGGTTTTTGATAGGTACAAGGCAATCCTGAACGATTACATGACAAAGGAGAAAGCtgaatatgtttatttaaaggTGTCTGTGATTAAAAAAGAGTGA